The window TTACATCAACAAAGCGGTATTCAAAAAACCACAACCTCAAGAGTAAAGAGGAGTCCCCCTTTCTCCCCTTTATCATAAATTTTGCCCCTCAATGAGTTTGAGGGGTTTTTTATTATAGAAGAAAATTGTTTTCCTATTGTAGTGCACTCCTTTACTATGACCGCTACTGATTAGGGACAACTAAATCATCTTAATTGCCTAAAAAATAACTAGTAAAATAAATGAAATTCCCTTTTGAATAGCAAAAAAGTGTGATGAATATGGAATAGTCATTTGTAGTAAACCTTCAAGCCTTACTATTTCCTTGGGCAACTTCACTAGTGGGTTACCTGAGAAGGGCTAGTGAAAATTAACCATACATTTCAATGCAGTTAATAAACCTAACCCTTCAGGACACACTATGACCAACGCCTTATTTTAGGATGTGATGGTTATGCGAAGGTACAAGAATCTTATCATTTTGCTGGCAGTCCTTCCGTGGATTTCGGTTCCTTTTTTGGGTAACAAAACGTTAAAACGATTTCTTCCCGGAACATTGTTTATAACTGTCTACGTGACAATTGAAGGATGGCTGGCGGAGAAAAATAAATGGTGGTGGTTCTTCCATAAAAAAAACCCAAACATGCTGGGTGAAGTGCCGCTTATTCTAGGCCCATTCGTGGTAGGAACGTTTTGGATCCTTAAACTGACATACGGGAATTTTAAAAATTATTTCATAACTAACCTTATTGTTGATTCCTTTTTCACTTATGTAATGGTCTATATTTTTAAAAAGATCGGATATGCCTCTTTAGTCAGGCTGAATAGGTTCAGGCTATCGCTCCTTTTTTTAATAAAATCTCTAGCTCTTTACGGATTCCAGTACGGGTATGAATTGTTTAAAGAAAAGCAGTCTCCCTCCAAGTAATTATGGATGGGGTCTGCTTCATTCAGTCATACCTTAATCTCAACGACCCTTTTGGCCCCTATATAGCAGTCGTTCGCTGTATGAAATTATTTCGAAGATTGGTAAGAGAGAGATGCTTTCAAAATGGTTGCCACAAGAAAAGCCGCTCAAGATCATAATCCCGAGCGGCGTTTTTTTATGACAGTTGCTTCTTCCGTTAAGAATGCCCAGTTCTGTGGTGCGGGGAGGCCAATATGCCAAAAAGTAGTTCCGGCCAATTGGTGGGAATCGATCAGCCGGTACTTCTCTGTATAGCTGCGGATATCCTCAAACCAAACAATATGTTCCACCGTGCCAGACCAATAACGGTACCATGGGGATTGAAACGTTCGATCATATTGAATAGCCGTCCCAAAGGATAGGGCATTGTTCTGGGCGGTGAGGACAGATATTCCCCTGGTTGTTTTTGTCGCAGCGACACTGTCATAACCGTATAAAGCCATTGCCATTACTAGTTTCTGCGCATCCACCAAACTTCGCGCATACTTAATCACTTGCTCGACCCAGTTTATTGGTGAAATCGGATCGGGCGGCCCGCCGGGATAGCCATAATCAATTGTCATGACCGCCATATAATCAGCGATCCTTCCAATCGCAGCATAATCATATGCTCCGACAATTCGATTCGTTGGCAAATCTTCTGTTTTGGCGTGGACGTTAACATGCAATTCCAAATCGCCTAATTGCTGCTTTAAAGATTGAAGGAATATGGTAAAATCACTTCGGTTTGCCGGGGGAATAAATTCAAAATCAAGGCTTACACCCTCAAATCCTCTACTCCTTGCTAGATTGACAATACTCGCTATTAAATTCCGCCGGTATGTAGCATTCCCCAGAACCGCGCCTGCCAGCCCCGCATCAAATCCGCTTGAAGTAAAGTTCCGAATCATTAGTAATGGAGAAATATTCAGCTGTCTGCATCTTGTAATAATCGCAGAATCGTCAAATTGAGCATAAGCCCATCCCTGCGCCGTAAATGAATAGTTTACTATCGCTATATAGGTTAGTTGATTTGCTAAGGAATCTAGTGTTGAGAGATTTGTTGATGCGCCCGAAGGTATAAAAAAACCTACAGTGCGCAGGGCCATCTTTATCGGTGAGGGAATGGTAATGACTTGGCCAATTCGAAGTTTGCCAACATCAATGCCTGGATTTGCAGCTATAATCGAACTAACAGTTGTGTTAAACTGCCGCGCCACCCGCCAAAGTATATCACCTGATTTTATCTGATAGCTTCTGGTGTGCTGGTTATTGTCTGGAATATAAAGAGCAAGGCCAGGCACCAGCTTTGTTGAAGTTAATCCGTTAACTGAAATAACGGTAGCAATTGGGACAGCATACAGGTTCGAAATGAACCAGAGATTTTCACCAGAACGTACAACGTGAACAGTCATTCTCTCACCCCTTTACTACATCATATTAACAAGTGGAGATTCTATACTGTTCTGCTTAAATCGAAATCCAATTATTACTGATTTATGAAGATTAAATCTGCTGGAAACCTAATCCGCTTATACTAGACTCTGTGTCCATCCTTCCTTGCCTGTATATAACCGTAATAGGTACAGGTCCCATTTTCGGATAAATCCCTCACTTCAAAACCGCACTTCTTGTAAAAACTAAAATTGTTTGCAGAGGTATGCGCGAACCAATCGCCATGGGGAAGCTTTTGAACGCAGAGTTCCACCAGCTTTTGGCCAATTCCCTTTCCCCGATAGGCAGTTAGCACAACCAAATCCATAATGTTCGCTGCCATGATTTGGTCTGAAATGACTCTGACCATACCGACCATCTTTTCGTTATCCCAAACAGTGAAGGCCCAAGTTGAGTTCGTGAATATTAGTGTGAATTTTTCCTTTTGCCACTCAGGCGTATTTCGTGCCCACCCTGCATCTTTGAAAAGAACTTCAACCTGTTCAGCCGGAACACCAACTGTTCCCTCCCGGATAACCAGTCCATTGAAATACTGATACATGCTTTACCCCCTCTCGTTTATTGGGACAAATAAATCGACTTTGCATTTCCCGTCTGGGTCTTCAGCGGGGTTATTCCTGGTGAACTCAAGAGTGAATCGATCAAAATCAGCTTCAAAATCAACTGTATTCAGCCATTCTCTGTACATAAATTGGTAGGCTTCATTTAGCTTTTCCGGGCTATCATAGAACGAATACAAAGCATACAATCCGCCATTCAATGTTTTATAGTGAATTTCCTGATGGCTTTCCTTATAAAAGCCATTTGGAATCGTAACACAGGCATCATGCCGGCATTCCTCTTCTCTAACAAAATCCGGATTATCCAGTGAAATACCTATAAAGTCTTGCTCAGGGGGAAATAGGCCGTTTTCAGCTGCCCACTCCATCAATTTTCCCCAGTGTTCCTGTGGTCCAAAATAGCTTCCAACCCGCCTGATGTACGCAACATCTAAATCTGGCAGCGTTCTTACACGAATCTCCATAATTCCAACTCCTATACTGGTCATTATTTCCTTTTATTCGCTAAAACTAAATGAAATCCTTCTTTTGAACAAACGGCACAGGAGCCAGGTTAACAATATTCCTTGTGCAAGATCATTGAACCATTCATCAGCAGCTAACTCCTGCGTGGAAAACAATAAAAGCGCCTTAATCCTAACAGGACCAAGGCGCAATTCTATTTTATTTCATAAACAACCCATTTCGAAATCTTTCCGCCCATTTTTTTATAAAGCCCTTGGGCTGCAACATTGTCCTGAGCTGTTTCCCATGTCATTCCCGCGAAGTCGTGCATTCTAATATAGTCCAGACATGTTTTGAAAAGAGTTTCTCCAACCTTTTTACCACGAACATCCCTTTGGACAAATAAGTCATTTAGGATCGCCTGCCTCTTAACCTTGAGTGTGCTAAAGGTAAAATACAAGGTGGCAAATCCAATCAGCCTTCCATTTTCTTCAGCTACAAATTGCACACCGCTTGAAGGGTTCTCAAGAAGATGACGAATCAAGCCCTTTAACTCCTCCTCGGAAGGTTCAGGCTGGTTGTAGAAATCTACTATGTATTCCCTCATAAGGCCGTATAGTTCACTACTATCATTACTGTCTGCTTGTCTTACCTGAATCGTGCTTTGCAATGTTTTACTCTCCATCTTTTATTTTTTTGAAAAAACGCCTAAAATAGATTTATCAAAGAAAGGACTCTTTAAAATGCCTGAATCCACTGCTTTCCCAAAAATCCCAAAACCGGCTGAACGAGCCCTGATTAGTGCCGGTTTCACACAACTTGCACAGTTAACAGCAATTCCCGAAACAGAACTCCTAAACTTACATGGCATTGGGCCAAAAGCAATAAGGATACTAAAAGAAGCTCTTGCAGAAAATGGCCTGGATTTTGCAAAAGATGCTTGAAGGATGAATTAATTCCCATCCTTCTCTTTTTAATGAATAAGTGATGCCCTTAAATCTGAAATTCCGTGCTCCAGGTACGCCTTCAGGCATGAAAGCATGTAGATCCAGCCACCGGTTTGTCCCATCATTTTCTGAACAAGATACGGATCGTCTTCCTTCAGTCCGGCTTCAATCACTTCAACAATCGCCGAATCCTCTTCCTCTAAAAAGTTCATCGTCACTGTCGTCTCTGCTTCGGGCTCACCCCAATTGAAGACGATTTTCTTGGCTGTCTCCAGCTCAAGGACATGCACTTTTCCTTCAGCACCGTATTCCTCATATCTCCAGGTAACGGTTTGGCCTTCTTCCAATCTCCCCGTCCCTGTTGAGAACCAGTAATTCCCCATTTTTTCGGGATTCACAATCGCTTCAAACACTTCGTTAGCTGGCTTTCGAATTTTCATTTTAGCTGTTACTTTCGTGTCCATTGCCCTCACTCATTTCATTAGTAGTCAACTTAAAATTTTCCATTACATACATTCTGTGCCGTTTGTCACATGTTCGTCAAGAAACTTTGACAGCTTTTTGAATAAGCCCTGTATCCCCTATTCGTAACGTAATTAAGGGATTATATTATCAGTGTAATCATTTTCTTTTACAAAACAACTTAAAAAAGAAGAGGGGAATCATTCATGTTTAACAAATTCTTAAGAGAAAACAATATTGTTTCTGCACTACTAGCTGTGCTTCGTGTATATCTCGGTTATGCCTGGTTCAGTGCAGGCCTTGGAAAAATTCAGAGCGGAGCATTTGATGCCAGCGGATTCATCCAGGGAGCAATCGCAAACCCGGTTAAAGGCCCTGACGGCGGTGTCGTCTACGGTTGGTACGTTGACTTCCTGCAAAGTGTTGCTCTTCCTAACATCGACCTGTTTAACGTTCTTGTTCCTTGGGGCGAACTTCTCGTAGGTCTTGGCCTCATGCTAGGCTGCCTGACAACTGCTGCTATGTTCTTCGGTCTAGTAATGAACTTTGCGTTCTTCTTTGCTGGAACAGTCAGCCACAACCCAACTGACATCCTGTTCGGATTCATCCTGCTTGCAGCCGGTGCAAATGCTGGTAAATACGGTCTTGACCGCTGGGTGCTTCCATACATCAACAAAGCAGTCTTCAAAAAGGCACAAACTCAACAATAATAAACTCGGCAGCCCCCTTCCGAGTTTATAGATGAAAAGCCACCCGCCAAGGTGGCTTTTTCTTATTTTTTAAAAAAGGCCGGAATATCAAATTTCAGATTTCCAATGTGTAATGAATGATGGTCTCCCCAGCTTTGAAGCCATGCTTTTTATATAATGGGATTGCGCCAGTTGGATTATTGGCATCCACCGAAAGACGAATCGTTTTCACTCCT is drawn from Bacillus sp. FJAT-18017 and contains these coding sequences:
- a CDS encoding glycosyl hydrolase family 18 protein, translated to MTVHVVRSGENLWFISNLYAVPIATVISVNGLTSTKLVPGLALYIPDNNQHTRSYQIKSGDILWRVARQFNTTVSSIIAANPGIDVGKLRIGQVITIPSPIKMALRTVGFFIPSGASTNLSTLDSLANQLTYIAIVNYSFTAQGWAYAQFDDSAIITRCRQLNISPLLMIRNFTSSGFDAGLAGAVLGNATYRRNLIASIVNLARSRGFEGVSLDFEFIPPANRSDFTIFLQSLKQQLGDLELHVNVHAKTEDLPTNRIVGAYDYAAIGRIADYMAVMTIDYGYPGGPPDPISPINWVEQVIKYARSLVDAQKLVMAMALYGYDSVAATKTTRGISVLTAQNNALSFGTAIQYDRTFQSPWYRYWSGTVEHIVWFEDIRSYTEKYRLIDSHQLAGTTFWHIGLPAPQNWAFLTEEATVIKKRRSGL
- a CDS encoding GNAT family N-acetyltransferase, producing the protein MYQYFNGLVIREGTVGVPAEQVEVLFKDAGWARNTPEWQKEKFTLIFTNSTWAFTVWDNEKMVGMVRVISDQIMAANIMDLVVLTAYRGKGIGQKLVELCVQKLPHGDWFAHTSANNFSFYKKCGFEVRDLSENGTCTYYGYIQARKDGHRV
- a CDS encoding AraC family transcriptional regulator; this encodes MEIRVRTLPDLDVAYIRRVGSYFGPQEHWGKLMEWAAENGLFPPEQDFIGISLDNPDFVREEECRHDACVTIPNGFYKESHQEIHYKTLNGGLYALYSFYDSPEKLNEAYQFMYREWLNTVDFEADFDRFTLEFTRNNPAEDPDGKCKVDLFVPINERG
- a CDS encoding GNAT family N-acetyltransferase, with product MQSTIQVRQADSNDSSELYGLMREYIVDFYNQPEPSEEELKGLIRHLLENPSSGVQFVAEENGRLIGFATLYFTFSTLKVKRQAILNDLFVQRDVRGKKVGETLFKTCLDYIRMHDFAGMTWETAQDNVAAQGLYKKMGGKISKWVVYEIK
- a CDS encoding DNA-binding protein — translated: MPESTAFPKIPKPAERALISAGFTQLAQLTAIPETELLNLHGIGPKAIRILKEALAENGLDFAKDA
- a CDS encoding SRPBCC family protein; translation: MDTKVTAKMKIRKPANEVFEAIVNPEKMGNYWFSTGTGRLEEGQTVTWRYEEYGAEGKVHVLELETAKKIVFNWGEPEAETTVTMNFLEEEDSAIVEVIEAGLKEDDPYLVQKMMGQTGGWIYMLSCLKAYLEHGISDLRASLIH
- a CDS encoding DoxX family membrane protein, which encodes MFNKFLRENNIVSALLAVLRVYLGYAWFSAGLGKIQSGAFDASGFIQGAIANPVKGPDGGVVYGWYVDFLQSVALPNIDLFNVLVPWGELLVGLGLMLGCLTTAAMFFGLVMNFAFFFAGTVSHNPTDILFGFILLAAGANAGKYGLDRWVLPYINKAVFKKAQTQQ